A single region of the Lactobacillus isalae genome encodes:
- a CDS encoding DeoR/GlpR family DNA-binding transcription regulator has product MLKRERLRNILEIVTDRKFVTVDELAKALQVSDMTIRRDLNELNTTGKVMRIHGGAQVISQQDSVEKNYMQKREINISEKQAAAEIASKIVQDGETIYVGPGTTLEFMVAKLNQKNLRIVTNSLPVFEAAKKNSNNYELILIGGSYRRVSGAFIGALANNQLRGISFDRGFVGVNGIKDTSMMTANLEEGQTQGLGLNRSRKKYVVADYHKINRNDFYEFYHLYDVDGLITSPGLDPDIVKHYSQITTLYQGSE; this is encoded by the coding sequence ATGCTAAAGAGAGAACGATTAAGAAATATTTTAGAAATTGTAACTGATAGAAAATTTGTAACTGTTGATGAATTAGCTAAGGCACTGCAAGTTTCAGATATGACAATTAGACGGGATCTAAATGAATTAAACACTACTGGAAAGGTAATGCGAATTCATGGAGGAGCACAGGTAATTTCTCAACAAGATTCAGTTGAAAAGAATTATATGCAAAAGAGAGAAATTAACATTTCTGAAAAGCAAGCAGCTGCTGAAATAGCAAGTAAAATTGTTCAAGATGGCGAGACGATATATGTTGGACCAGGAACGACTTTAGAATTTATGGTTGCTAAATTGAATCAAAAAAATTTGCGGATTGTTACTAATTCTTTGCCGGTATTTGAAGCTGCTAAAAAGAATTCGAACAATTATGAACTAATTTTAATTGGTGGATCATATCGTCGAGTTAGTGGTGCCTTCATTGGGGCATTAGCAAATAATCAGTTAAGAGGAATATCTTTTGATCGTGGCTTTGTAGGCGTAAACGGAATTAAGGACACCTCGATGATGACTGCTAACTTAGAAGAAGGACAAACGCAAGGATTGGGATTGAATCGCTCACGTAAAAAGTATGTTGTGGCTGATTATCACAAAATTAACCGTAATGACTTTTATGAGTTTTATCACTTATATGATGTTGATGGCTTAATCACCAGTCCTGGACTTGATCCGGATATTGTAAAGCATTATAGCCAAATCACGACTTTGTATCAGGGTAGTGAATAG
- the lacA gene encoding galactose-6-phosphate isomerase subunit LacA, translating to MKVVIGSDKNGFELKEKVKKYLEDGGYEVLDVTPEPAEDFVESSLKVTHEVLDHGIKKAIMFDEYGVGSAMASNKVKGMVTADVNEERTGHMTAMHNGAKALAIGSGVVGEKLAESIIDYYLHTEYAGGRHQVRLDMLEKMI from the coding sequence ATGAAAGTTGTTATTGGTAGTGATAAGAATGGGTTTGAATTAAAAGAAAAAGTAAAAAAGTACCTAGAAGATGGTGGTTATGAAGTATTAGATGTAACACCAGAACCAGCTGAGGATTTTGTTGAATCTAGCTTAAAAGTTACGCATGAAGTTTTGGACCATGGTATTAAAAAGGCCATCATGTTTGATGAATATGGTGTTGGATCAGCAATGGCATCAAATAAAGTAAAAGGCATGGTAACTGCTGATGTTAACGAAGAAAGAACGGGTCATATGACTGCGATGCACAATGGTGCTAAAGCCTTGGCAATTGGTAGCGGTGTTGTTGGTGAAAAACTTGCCGAATCAATCATTGATTACTACTTGCATACTGAATATGCAGGTGGACGTCACCAAGTTCGCTTAGACATGCTTGAAAAGATGATTTAG
- the lacB gene encoding galactose-6-phosphate isomerase subunit LacB — protein sequence MFDNDRPQPEFVDPKLDKHTVVALGNDHIVTPIKMALSDHLKEEGYQVLDFGTYDNTRTHYPMYGKRVAEAVADGRADVGIVMCGTGIGISTAADKNEGIRAAMVGDVVQAKYAKRELNANVLGMGGIVLGRDFIFYIADAFLNEKYQPTEENKKLIEKIDNIAKPNPDQKDNEHFFDEENKKWAEGVYHD from the coding sequence ATGTTTGATAATGATAGACCACAACCAGAATTTGTAGACCCAAAGCTTGATAAGCATACTGTTGTTGCATTGGGAAATGACCATATTGTTACACCAATTAAGATGGCATTGTCTGACCACTTAAAAGAAGAAGGCTACCAAGTGTTAGACTTTGGTACTTATGACAACACTAGAACTCACTATCCAATGTATGGTAAGCGTGTTGCTGAAGCAGTTGCTGATGGTAGAGCTGATGTTGGTATTGTAATGTGTGGTACTGGTATCGGTATTTCAACTGCAGCTGATAAGAACGAAGGCATTCGTGCAGCAATGGTTGGCGATGTTGTGCAAGCAAAGTATGCTAAGCGTGAATTGAATGCTAATGTTTTAGGCATGGGCGGAATTGTTTTAGGAAGAGACTTTATTTTCTACATTGCTGATGCATTTTTGAATGAAAAGTATCAACCAACTGAAGAAAATAAGAAGTTAATTGAAAAGATTGATAACATTGCTAAACCAAATCCTGATCAAAAAGATAACGAACACTTCTTTGATGAAGAAAACAAGAAGTGGGCTGAAGGTGTTTACCACGATTAG
- a CDS encoding DUF4867 family protein, with protein sequence MSKLEEFRKANPQYKILTLDDPSFKEYGVLYTNDFNLDDVYKVMENVPIPETGMKYIANIPELADTYTMLAVKRDIFGEIPIDAGVTLGHSDIFTAFEYHQCSEVNIMLDDVLMVLGKRETLEEKHFVDPNTEARMFYMPKGTIVELYNDTLHYAPIQITKKGYKVIVAVIHGTNAVLPQGVKSLNPRVVKRGKFQVVHPSRKDKIAQGYQVGLSGDVIKTTPLDE encoded by the coding sequence ATGAGTAAATTAGAAGAATTTAGGAAAGCAAATCCCCAATATAAGATCTTAACTTTAGACGATCCATCATTTAAAGAGTACGGTGTACTATATACTAATGACTTTAACTTAGATGATGTTTATAAAGTAATGGAAAATGTCCCAATTCCTGAGACTGGCATGAAGTATATCGCTAATATTCCTGAACTAGCTGATACTTATACCATGCTTGCTGTTAAGCGTGATATTTTCGGCGAAATTCCAATTGACGCTGGTGTTACCTTAGGGCATTCCGATATCTTTACAGCATTTGAATATCACCAATGTTCAGAAGTGAACATTATGCTTGATGATGTGTTAATGGTGCTTGGAAAACGTGAGACTTTAGAAGAGAAGCATTTTGTTGATCCGAATACTGAAGCTAGAATGTTTTATATGCCAAAAGGTACAATTGTAGAACTCTATAATGATACTCTGCACTATGCACCGATTCAGATAACTAAAAAAGGCTATAAGGTAATTGTTGCTGTAATTCATGGAACTAACGCTGTTCTCCCTCAAGGCGTTAAAAGCTTGAATCCACGAGTAGTTAAACGTGGAAAATTTCAAGTTGTCCATCCTTCTCGAAAGGATAAAATTGCACAAGGTTATCAAGTCGGTTTAAGTGGGGATGTAATTAAAACTACGCCCCTTGACGAATAA